The Prunus dulcis chromosome 3, ALMONDv2, whole genome shotgun sequence genome segment CCCCTATTTTACGTAGTTATAAatactataattattttttaattcaacatAATTGGTACATCTctatacaaaataatattaaaaaagagtaaaataaacataaaacaaagcaaTATTAAATTACAGGAAGCTAGTAGGagttctttctctcttctcagatttaggagctcctagaagTCTCCTTAGTTTAGGAGGTGGATAAGGAGCATGgttgaagttgtatttttccaattcctccctaaaataTGTCTAAGAAGGTGGTTTAAGGAGCCCATTGCGAATGctctattttgttttgttttgtcttttaaaaaaaaaaaaatcaaacaacatTGACTGAAGGAGATTACTTTACATGTAAATAGGATTTTGATtaactttctttgttttgaaatttgaaaagtgTCAAATTCTTATTTGCTTTGAGAATGAACTCTTAGTTTGAAGGAGCcaaatttttctctttttaaaattaaatcgACGAGGTTGCAAATATGTTTACACGtaagcaaagaaaagaaaaataaatcaacatgTGACACCTAAGCAAGGATGTGAAGCTAGGTGGACTTCAATCTAATTAAAAACTTAATTATTCtaaagataataaataaataaaatgcatGCTGAAGATTATCCGtggaattctttttttattaggGCAAAAGACTTAATTAAATCCCATGATTGTAAAAGCAACTAAAGTAGTTTTATGAGGAATTAAGGAAAAAGCGAACAGATACTTTAACCTTTGTCATAAGATCCGAAATCAATCATATTCCATACTTGATCCACAAGTGATCAAATAGTCTCGGTTGAAGGCAAGAACAACTACTTCAACCTCTCTCCACATTTTCAAGCTTTGAACAAGGAAGAGACACAACTTGACCAATTTATTAGGCCAATCTTCAAACGCTTGATCTCAGCTATGGTTTGTGTAGGAGTCTTTTTTGGCTGCTTACGATCCCGTTCTGTCAAAGGTTATGTTCTCTCAGCCTTGGCCATAATTGGCATTCTATTTGGCTTGCGCATCCTTTGTTACATCATCTATCGGTGCTTCAAGAGGGAAATGCAGCATCCTCACAGCCCTCGCATCGAGCAAAACCCAAACGATGGGTTGGAAATGCAGCCATGGGAGATTTATGCTCACCACCATGCAACTGTGAGCAGAAATTAGAACCAAATTCGTGAAGTTTAGAGGTCAGAATCACCAGCAGGTTATACGTATTATCCCTGAAATTCTAAACTTATGGAAAATTGATAGCTTGCTTCTCTGTTGCAAATGGATAATGCAGTCAACTTTGGATCAAATATTTTAGTTGGTCCCATATAAGCCCATTGTGGATCCTTTCTTCGTTGTAATTCAATAATGGTATAAGATCATTACAACTGAATCAGTATAAGTTAGGCAGGAAAACTTGTATGAAATGGGATAACACCGTTTTGTTATCCACAGATAATCACATTGTTACGTGAAAAAGTTATCATACACAACATATCATGATTGaccaaaaatagcaaaatagtaCTATCCCTGTTTCATGTaaatatttttccaaattaaagGTCATATCATATATGATTGAGATTACCAATAATCTTAATTCAACTtgacttatttttttatttatctttttatccGTGTAACGCCTATTTGTCACCTgcataaaccaaaaacaaaaaagtgagTCCCACAAAAACAACACCATTAACTAGCGGAACTCTTGACttgaattgaaatgaattAAATCTTAGTCAATAaaatgtaatttaaaaaaaaaaagacaaactaGTCATTGGTGGTGACTGTAAAAATAGGAGTTAGAACTAAGAATAGTCCTAAATCCAATGCCctctttaaaaaaaccaaatcctCCAGCCATTTTAACACATCACACTCctatatataaaattacaataatttaatattgtaatttaaaaaagaagattataaAATGATTACATATATACAACAAGCATGCCTATTTCTAGGAATAATTGGCCAAAAATTCAACTAAAATCATACTAAATCtgttttacattatatatacatatataaaataaggAACATGACCTTTCAGTTTCAAGACTATCTGCATAGCTGCAACAAAAATTTATTGTATGTActtgaaatatataataagCAACCAGTTTTATACTAATATGAGGGGTATTGTATTTGAATCCCGTCTCTCCTAAtatcacttatatatatatatatatatattaaaaattaaaattaaaatccacgCATGAGCAAAGTCGTAATTAATAGTGCTACACCAAAGTTATGTACACATATGAGATATGTATACAAGTTAGCTATAGCTAGATCCCTAATTGAAGAAGTCCCCTTCCCTTCTAGAGCTCAAAATACTCGCACCCATTTTGCGTTGAAGTCATGTTTTCAGCAACTTCATTTATGCAGGTCACACGCCACACTTTAAGAACCCCATCAAGACTCCCAGTGCAAATTGTGCAACCCTCCTCAGTCTCTTCCCCTAATCGTCCAGAAAATGCTGCGACACACCTGATTGGGCCTCTGTGCCCCACAAGCACTGCTAGACACGTGTGCTGGCCATCCTCTACATCCCTAGACCAAATCCTACTGGTTGAGTCAGCGGACCCACTCACCACGTAGTTCGCCACGCTGGCCAAACACATCACTGCATGTGTGTGGCCTTGGAGTGTACCCCCGTACTGCAATTGGCCTGAGAACCAGCCCTTGAGCCAATAGTGTATGTACCCGTCGGTGCACCCGCCGTAGAGGACCGCCCCATCTGaggttagggttagggttttgacCGGAGAGCACTTGGCGGGTAGAGTCATAGTGAGTGAGTGAGGAAGCTGGTCGCCGCTGCAAAAGTTACGACGCCAGACTCGGATTGTAGCATCGTCTGAGGCTGTGTAAAGGATCCCGTCGTCGGCGACAATGATGGCATTGATGGGCCCGGAATGAGCTTGGATGGTCTCAATGCACTTGAGGTCCGAAATTCGCCACACTTTGACTGTTTTGTCTGTGGAAGCTGAGTATAAGATGTCCTCGGATACATTGATAGCTAGTGATGTTACAGCACCCGTATGCTTTATCTGTTACATAGATAGAAATATTAATCAAAGTAAATTTGACTAAGTTTTTTTAGCAAATTGCAATTATAACAACAAAAACCAAGAACAAGAATGATATGCGATGGATTCATCTATTACTAGTATTAATTAATGACTGTTCCTATGTTCCATCTACTAATTTTAGcataagagagagaaaatttaattCGCACCTCATCTTGTCTTGTCTAATAATGGTCATAAAAGATGACCAACAAAATCTATGAATTCAATAAATCAGCTCCAAATGTGGTAGTGGGATATGCATTCATGTGTACCGTTGGCCAGTCCCAACGTCGACAATCTCTCAATAGCTAGAAATCATTTTACAATATGAATTCTTACAAAGTTCTTTTCATACAAATCCAACTATAATTATATGTACAGCAAACCGCTAATTACTCGAAATTCTATGAGAGATGTGATCATTGGatggacccaaaaaaaaattttaaaaggcCAATAAGTCTAAATATCTTAATCGGGAGGACCACTACATAAATTTAATTCCAAAATTGTCTATAATACTAGGTTGGGGCATCCCAAGCCTATATGTGATTTCCCTATCCGATTTCACCATCTCACTCTTCCTTTGACACATTGGGGCATCATAATTAATGGtctctccaaagtttcaaCCCCTACATGTCACACTCATCAAtattccaaaaacaaaaaacaaaaaaaactcttaCCCTCCCAAAACCTACcattaattaataaacaaaaagaagaaatatatcAAACATTGAGTACTTACAGTCTTATCTTTGCCGGCAATGTATAAGCTCCGAACATAACTTCCGGTCTTTGGAATAGTAGCCAACCTGACATGCTTCAACCCCCCATCCCATGCTCTCTGCCAAACCCTAACCTTGCCGTCGCCATAAGCTGCATAGATCTTGTCCTGGGAAACTTCGATTGCCACAACCATGCAAGCCTTGGCCTTGAGCTGCCCACATTCTGTGAACTCAGGGAGCTTCCAGAGCCTTATGAGGTTGGTGGTGGAGCCGGTGTAAACGAGGCCGTTGGATGCGGCAATGGACAAGATCTGGCCGTCCTTTTGGAGGACGGAGGAGATGCAGCGGTAGGCGGTGAGGAGGTCGGGGTTCTTGGAGGAAGTAGGAATGAGAGGGTGGAGGGGAGAGGAGGTTGGGGAGGCATGGAGGCTTAGGGTTTGGGAGAGGGAGGAAGGAGAGTTGGTAGGGTGTGGTGGGGTGTATGGGAAGTG includes the following:
- the LOC117622710 gene encoding protein JINGUBANG-like, which translates into the protein MLPYCSSNSPQTPSFSTKPKPKITPTREENTQNQNMFRSISNKEAPSFSHFPYTPPHPTNSPSSLSQTLSLHASPTSSPLHPLIPTSSKNPDLLTAYRCISSVLQKDGQILSIAASNGLVYTGSTTNLIRLWKLPEFTECGQLKAKACMVVAIEVSQDKIYAAYGDGKVRVWQRAWDGGLKHVRLATIPKTGSYVRSLYIAGKDKTIKHTGAVTSLAINVSEDILYSASTDKTVKVWRISDLKCIETIQAHSGPINAIIVADDGILYTASDDATIRVWRRNFCSGDQLPHSLTMTLPAKCSPVKTLTLTSDGAVLYGGCTDGYIHYWLKGWFSGQLQYGGTLQGHTHAVMCLASVANYVVSGSADSTSRIWSRDVEDGQHTCLAVLVGHRGPIRCVAAFSGRLGEETEEGCTICTGSLDGVLKVWRVTCINEVAENMTSTQNGCEYFEL